Proteins encoded together in one Columba livia isolate bColLiv1 breed racing homer chromosome 3, bColLiv1.pat.W.v2, whole genome shotgun sequence window:
- the PHF10 gene encoding PHD finger protein 10 isoform X3: MVHKRSSSPADVPGDGSLAAEQLSPAGCQLPRWSAAAAFDANHRGGMLPLRPALLPKRYRGGSAPRSRTGRAAARAAAGGGGGRAGGSSGSGAPALGPRGGVVGSGGAGRVPVRRRGPGSPRAARRGAEQELREPPRSCASWPVGAVATPRRGRGGGAGRGARPGRAAAALLLAQPAAAPAAVMAAVLSPRLCDSDPATPGAQSLKDDTEENSNDGSQPSKRRRMGSGDSSRSCETSSQDLGYSYFPAENLIEYKWPPDETGEYYMLQEQVSEYLGVTSFKRKYPERRDLSHKEKLYLRELNVITETQCTLGLTALRSDEVIDLMIKEYPAKHAEYSVILQEKERQRITDHYKEYSQMQQQNTQKVEASKVPEYIKKAAKKAAEFNSNLNRERMEERRAYFDLQTHIIQVPQGKYKILPTERTKVSPYPVALIPGQFQEYYKRYSPDELRYLPLNTALYEPPLDPELPALDSDGDSDDAEEGRGDEKRKTKGNSDNSSGNVSEGDCATDNQEDSFQGRQKTRDKSATPRKDGSKRSVLSKSVPGYKAEEKSP; encoded by the exons ATGGTTCACAAACGTAGCTCGTCCCCGGCTGACGTTCCCGGAGACGGGAGCCTGGCGGCggagcagctcagccctgctgggTGCCAGCTCCCGCGCTGGTCAGCGGCGGCGGCGTTCGACGCTAACCACCGCGGGGGGATGCTGCCCCTCCGCCCCGCGCTGCTGCCCAAGCGCTACCGCGGCGGCTCGGCTCCGCGCTCGCGGACGGGCCGCGCGGCCGCCCGAGCGGCggccggaggaggaggagggcgcgccggcggcagcagcggcagcggggccccGGCGTTGGGCCCCCGCGGCGGCGTAGTTggcagcggcggggcgggccgggtGCCCGTCCGGAGACGCGGGCCGGGGTCGCCGCGGGCTGCCCGGAGGGGGGCGGAGCAGGAGCTGCGCGAGCCGCCGCGCTCGTGCGCGAGCTGGCCGGTAGGGGCCGTTGCCACCCCCCGCAGGGGAAGGGGGGGCGGAGCCGGGCGCGGCGCGAGGCCGGGTcgcgcggcggcggcgcttCTCCTCGCCCAGCCGGCGGCGGCCCCCGCGGCGGTCATGGCGGCCGTCCTGTCCCCGCGCCTCTGCGACAGCGACCCGGCCACGCCCGGCGCCCAGTCCTTGAAG gatgacacagaagaaaattccaATGATGGCAGCCAGCCATCCAAAAGACGACGTATGGGCTCAGGGGACAGTTCGCGGAGCTGTGAAACTTCTAGTCAGGACCTTGG ATACAGCTATTTTCCTGCTGAAAACCTGATAGAATACAAGTGGCCACCTGATGAAACGGGAGAGTACTATATGCTTCAGGAGCAAGTCAGTGAATATTTGGGTGtgacatcatttaaaagaaaatatccag AAAGACGAGATCTGTCTCATAAGGAGAAACTCTACCTCAGAGAACTAAATGTTATCACAGAGACACAGTGCACACTAG GTCTAACAGCTTTGCGTAGCGATGAAGTAATTGATCTTATGATTAAAGAATACCCTGCCAAACATGCTGAGTATTCTGTTATACTGCAAGAGAAAGAACGTCAGCGAATAACAGATCATTATAAAGAGTACTCT caaatgcagcagcagaacacaCAGAAAGTAGAAGCCAGTAAAGTTccagaatatattaaaaaagctGCCAAGAAAGCTGCAGAATTCAACAGTAATTTAAACCGAGAGcggatggaagaaagaagagccTACTTTGATTTACAAACACAT ATTATCCAGGTGCCtcaaggaaaatacaaaatctTGCCTACAGAGAGAACAAAGGTTAGTCCTTATCCAGTGGCTCTCATACCCGGCCAGTTCCAGGAGTACTACAAAAG aTACTCTCCAGATGAACTTCGTTACCTGCCGTTAAACACAGCTCTTTATGAACCTCCTTTGGATCCAGAGCTACCTGCGTTAGACAGTGATGGAGATTCAGATGATGCAGAGGAAGGGCGAGGTGATGAAAAACGGAAAACCAAAGGCAATTCG GACAATTCGTCTGGCAATGTATCTGAAGGTGATTGCGCCACAGACAACCAGGAGGATTCTTTTCAGGGAAGACAAAAAACAAGAGACAAAAGTGCTACTCCAAGAAAAGATGGTTCCAAACGTTCTGTATTATCCAAATCAGTTCCTGGGTacaaggcagaagaaaagagcCCCTGA
- the PHF10 gene encoding PHD finger protein 10 isoform X2, protein MVHKRSSSPADVPGDGSLAAEQLSPAGCQLPRWSAAAAFDANHRGGMLPLRPALLPKRYRGGSAPRSRTGRAAARAAAGGGGGRAGGSSGSGAPALGPRGGVVGSGGAGRVPVRRRGPGSPRAARRGAEQELREPPRSCASWPVGAVATPRRGRGGGAGRGARPGRAAAALLLAQPAAAPAAVMAAVLSPRLCDSDPATPGAQSLKDDTEENSNDGSQPSKRRRMGSGDSSRSCETSSQDLGYSYFPAENLIEYKWPPDETGEYYMLQEQVSEYLGVTSFKRKYPERRDLSHKEKLYLRELNVITETQCTLGLTALRSDEVIDLMIKEYPAKHAEYSVILQEKERQRITDHYKEYSQMQQQNTQKVEASKVPEYIKKAAKKAAEFNSNLNRERMEERRAYFDLQTHIIQVPQGKYKILPTERTKVSPYPVALIPGQFQEYYKRYSPDELRYLPLNTALYEPPLDPELPALDSDGDSDDAEEGRGDEKRKTKGNSPKVIPNAICGICLKGKESNKKGKPEALIHCSQCDNSGHPSCLDMTPELVAMIKTYPWQCMECKTCIICGQPHHEEEMMFCDVCDRGYHTFCVGLDALPSGRWICDCCQKDPPVPRRGGRRGKNSKEG, encoded by the exons ATGGTTCACAAACGTAGCTCGTCCCCGGCTGACGTTCCCGGAGACGGGAGCCTGGCGGCggagcagctcagccctgctgggTGCCAGCTCCCGCGCTGGTCAGCGGCGGCGGCGTTCGACGCTAACCACCGCGGGGGGATGCTGCCCCTCCGCCCCGCGCTGCTGCCCAAGCGCTACCGCGGCGGCTCGGCTCCGCGCTCGCGGACGGGCCGCGCGGCCGCCCGAGCGGCggccggaggaggaggagggcgcgccggcggcagcagcggcagcggggccccGGCGTTGGGCCCCCGCGGCGGCGTAGTTggcagcggcggggcgggccgggtGCCCGTCCGGAGACGCGGGCCGGGGTCGCCGCGGGCTGCCCGGAGGGGGGCGGAGCAGGAGCTGCGCGAGCCGCCGCGCTCGTGCGCGAGCTGGCCGGTAGGGGCCGTTGCCACCCCCCGCAGGGGAAGGGGGGGCGGAGCCGGGCGCGGCGCGAGGCCGGGTcgcgcggcggcggcgcttCTCCTCGCCCAGCCGGCGGCGGCCCCCGCGGCGGTCATGGCGGCCGTCCTGTCCCCGCGCCTCTGCGACAGCGACCCGGCCACGCCCGGCGCCCAGTCCTTGAAG gatgacacagaagaaaattccaATGATGGCAGCCAGCCATCCAAAAGACGACGTATGGGCTCAGGGGACAGTTCGCGGAGCTGTGAAACTTCTAGTCAGGACCTTGG ATACAGCTATTTTCCTGCTGAAAACCTGATAGAATACAAGTGGCCACCTGATGAAACGGGAGAGTACTATATGCTTCAGGAGCAAGTCAGTGAATATTTGGGTGtgacatcatttaaaagaaaatatccag AAAGACGAGATCTGTCTCATAAGGAGAAACTCTACCTCAGAGAACTAAATGTTATCACAGAGACACAGTGCACACTAG GTCTAACAGCTTTGCGTAGCGATGAAGTAATTGATCTTATGATTAAAGAATACCCTGCCAAACATGCTGAGTATTCTGTTATACTGCAAGAGAAAGAACGTCAGCGAATAACAGATCATTATAAAGAGTACTCT caaatgcagcagcagaacacaCAGAAAGTAGAAGCCAGTAAAGTTccagaatatattaaaaaagctGCCAAGAAAGCTGCAGAATTCAACAGTAATTTAAACCGAGAGcggatggaagaaagaagagccTACTTTGATTTACAAACACAT ATTATCCAGGTGCCtcaaggaaaatacaaaatctTGCCTACAGAGAGAACAAAGGTTAGTCCTTATCCAGTGGCTCTCATACCCGGCCAGTTCCAGGAGTACTACAAAAG aTACTCTCCAGATGAACTTCGTTACCTGCCGTTAAACACAGCTCTTTATGAACCTCCTTTGGATCCAGAGCTACCTGCGTTAGACAGTGATGGAGATTCAGATGATGCAGAGGAAGGGCGAGGTGATGAAAAACGGAAAACCAAAGGCAATTCG CCAAAGGTCATTCCAAATGCTATATGTGGAATTTGTCTGAAGGGTAAGGAGTCcaacaagaaaggaaaacctgAAGCTCTTATACATTGCTCCCAGTGTGACAACAGTG GCCACCCCTCTTGCCTTGATATGACCCCGGAGCTCGTTGCTATGATTAAGACTTATCCTTGGCAATGTATGGAGTGTAAAACATGCATTATATGCGGACAGCCTCACCACGAAGAAGAAATGATGTTCTGTGAT
- the PHF10 gene encoding PHD finger protein 10 isoform X5 has translation MVHKRSSSPADVPGDGSLAAEQLSPAGCQLPRWSAAAAFDANHRGGMLPLRPALLPKRYRGGSAPRSRTGRAAARAAAGGGGGRAGGSSGSGAPALGPRGGVVGSGGAGRVPVRRRGPGSPRAARRGAEQELREPPRSCASWPVGAVATPRRGRGGGAGRGARPGRAAAALLLAQPAAAPAAVMAAVLSPRLCDSDPATPGAQSLKDDTEENSNDGSQPSKRRRMGSGDSSRSCETSSQDLGYSYFPAENLIEYKWPPDETGEYYMLQEQVSEYLGVTSFKRKYPERRDLSHKEKLYLRELNVITETQCTLGLTALRSDEVIDLMIKEYPAKHAEYSVILQEKERQRITDHYKEYSQMQQQNTQKVEASKVPEYIKKAAKKAAEFNSNLNRERMEERRAYFDLQTHIIQVPQGKYKILPTERTKVSPYPVALIPGQFQEYYKRYSPDELRYLPLNTALYEPPLDPELPALDSDGDSDDAEEGRGDEKRKTKGNSDNSSGNVSEGDCATDNQEDSFQGRQKTRDKSATPRKDGSKRSVLSKSVPGYKPKVIPNAICGICLKGKESNKKGKPEALIHCSQCDNSGHPSCLDMTPELVAMIKTYPWQCMECKTCIICGQPHHEEEMMFCDVCDRGYHTFCVGLDALPSGRWICDCCQKDPPVPRRGGRRGKNSKEG, from the exons ATGGTTCACAAACGTAGCTCGTCCCCGGCTGACGTTCCCGGAGACGGGAGCCTGGCGGCggagcagctcagccctgctgggTGCCAGCTCCCGCGCTGGTCAGCGGCGGCGGCGTTCGACGCTAACCACCGCGGGGGGATGCTGCCCCTCCGCCCCGCGCTGCTGCCCAAGCGCTACCGCGGCGGCTCGGCTCCGCGCTCGCGGACGGGCCGCGCGGCCGCCCGAGCGGCggccggaggaggaggagggcgcgccggcggcagcagcggcagcggggccccGGCGTTGGGCCCCCGCGGCGGCGTAGTTggcagcggcggggcgggccgggtGCCCGTCCGGAGACGCGGGCCGGGGTCGCCGCGGGCTGCCCGGAGGGGGGCGGAGCAGGAGCTGCGCGAGCCGCCGCGCTCGTGCGCGAGCTGGCCGGTAGGGGCCGTTGCCACCCCCCGCAGGGGAAGGGGGGGCGGAGCCGGGCGCGGCGCGAGGCCGGGTcgcgcggcggcggcgcttCTCCTCGCCCAGCCGGCGGCGGCCCCCGCGGCGGTCATGGCGGCCGTCCTGTCCCCGCGCCTCTGCGACAGCGACCCGGCCACGCCCGGCGCCCAGTCCTTGAAG gatgacacagaagaaaattccaATGATGGCAGCCAGCCATCCAAAAGACGACGTATGGGCTCAGGGGACAGTTCGCGGAGCTGTGAAACTTCTAGTCAGGACCTTGG ATACAGCTATTTTCCTGCTGAAAACCTGATAGAATACAAGTGGCCACCTGATGAAACGGGAGAGTACTATATGCTTCAGGAGCAAGTCAGTGAATATTTGGGTGtgacatcatttaaaagaaaatatccag AAAGACGAGATCTGTCTCATAAGGAGAAACTCTACCTCAGAGAACTAAATGTTATCACAGAGACACAGTGCACACTAG GTCTAACAGCTTTGCGTAGCGATGAAGTAATTGATCTTATGATTAAAGAATACCCTGCCAAACATGCTGAGTATTCTGTTATACTGCAAGAGAAAGAACGTCAGCGAATAACAGATCATTATAAAGAGTACTCT caaatgcagcagcagaacacaCAGAAAGTAGAAGCCAGTAAAGTTccagaatatattaaaaaagctGCCAAGAAAGCTGCAGAATTCAACAGTAATTTAAACCGAGAGcggatggaagaaagaagagccTACTTTGATTTACAAACACAT ATTATCCAGGTGCCtcaaggaaaatacaaaatctTGCCTACAGAGAGAACAAAGGTTAGTCCTTATCCAGTGGCTCTCATACCCGGCCAGTTCCAGGAGTACTACAAAAG aTACTCTCCAGATGAACTTCGTTACCTGCCGTTAAACACAGCTCTTTATGAACCTCCTTTGGATCCAGAGCTACCTGCGTTAGACAGTGATGGAGATTCAGATGATGCAGAGGAAGGGCGAGGTGATGAAAAACGGAAAACCAAAGGCAATTCG GACAATTCGTCTGGCAATGTATCTGAAGGTGATTGCGCCACAGACAACCAGGAGGATTCTTTTCAGGGAAGACAAAAAACAAGAGACAAAAGTGCTACTCCAAGAAAAGATGGTTCCAAACGTTCTGTATTATCCAAATCAGTTCCTGGGTacaag CCAAAGGTCATTCCAAATGCTATATGTGGAATTTGTCTGAAGGGTAAGGAGTCcaacaagaaaggaaaacctgAAGCTCTTATACATTGCTCCCAGTGTGACAACAGTG GCCACCCCTCTTGCCTTGATATGACCCCGGAGCTCGTTGCTATGATTAAGACTTATCCTTGGCAATGTATGGAGTGTAAAACATGCATTATATGCGGACAGCCTCACCACGAAGAAGAAATGATGTTCTGTGAT
- the PHF10 gene encoding PHD finger protein 10 isoform X1, whose product MVHKRSSSPADVPGDGSLAAEQLSPAGCQLPRWSAAAAFDANHRGGMLPLRPALLPKRYRGGSAPRSRTGRAAARAAAGGGGGRAGGSSGSGAPALGPRGGVVGSGGAGRVPVRRRGPGSPRAARRGAEQELREPPRSCASWPVGAVATPRRGRGGGAGRGARPGRAAAALLLAQPAAAPAAVMAAVLSPRLCDSDPATPGAQSLKDDTEENSNDGSQPSKRRRMGSGDSSRSCETSSQDLGYSYFPAENLIEYKWPPDETGEYYMLQEQVSEYLGVTSFKRKYPDLERRDLSHKEKLYLRELNVITETQCTLGLTALRSDEVIDLMIKEYPAKHAEYSVILQEKERQRITDHYKEYSQMQQQNTQKVEASKVPEYIKKAAKKAAEFNSNLNRERMEERRAYFDLQTHIIQVPQGKYKILPTERTKVSPYPVALIPGQFQEYYKRYSPDELRYLPLNTALYEPPLDPELPALDSDGDSDDAEEGRGDEKRKTKGNSPKVIPNAICGICLKGKESNKKGKPEALIHCSQCDNSGHPSCLDMTPELVAMIKTYPWQCMECKTCIICGQPHHEEEMMFCDVCDRGYHTFCVGLDALPSGRWICDCCQKDPPVPRRGGRRGKNSKEG is encoded by the exons ATGGTTCACAAACGTAGCTCGTCCCCGGCTGACGTTCCCGGAGACGGGAGCCTGGCGGCggagcagctcagccctgctgggTGCCAGCTCCCGCGCTGGTCAGCGGCGGCGGCGTTCGACGCTAACCACCGCGGGGGGATGCTGCCCCTCCGCCCCGCGCTGCTGCCCAAGCGCTACCGCGGCGGCTCGGCTCCGCGCTCGCGGACGGGCCGCGCGGCCGCCCGAGCGGCggccggaggaggaggagggcgcgccggcggcagcagcggcagcggggccccGGCGTTGGGCCCCCGCGGCGGCGTAGTTggcagcggcggggcgggccgggtGCCCGTCCGGAGACGCGGGCCGGGGTCGCCGCGGGCTGCCCGGAGGGGGGCGGAGCAGGAGCTGCGCGAGCCGCCGCGCTCGTGCGCGAGCTGGCCGGTAGGGGCCGTTGCCACCCCCCGCAGGGGAAGGGGGGGCGGAGCCGGGCGCGGCGCGAGGCCGGGTcgcgcggcggcggcgcttCTCCTCGCCCAGCCGGCGGCGGCCCCCGCGGCGGTCATGGCGGCCGTCCTGTCCCCGCGCCTCTGCGACAGCGACCCGGCCACGCCCGGCGCCCAGTCCTTGAAG gatgacacagaagaaaattccaATGATGGCAGCCAGCCATCCAAAAGACGACGTATGGGCTCAGGGGACAGTTCGCGGAGCTGTGAAACTTCTAGTCAGGACCTTGG ATACAGCTATTTTCCTGCTGAAAACCTGATAGAATACAAGTGGCCACCTGATGAAACGGGAGAGTACTATATGCTTCAGGAGCAAGTCAGTGAATATTTGGGTGtgacatcatttaaaagaaaatatccag aTTTAGAAAGACGAGATCTGTCTCATAAGGAGAAACTCTACCTCAGAGAACTAAATGTTATCACAGAGACACAGTGCACACTAG GTCTAACAGCTTTGCGTAGCGATGAAGTAATTGATCTTATGATTAAAGAATACCCTGCCAAACATGCTGAGTATTCTGTTATACTGCAAGAGAAAGAACGTCAGCGAATAACAGATCATTATAAAGAGTACTCT caaatgcagcagcagaacacaCAGAAAGTAGAAGCCAGTAAAGTTccagaatatattaaaaaagctGCCAAGAAAGCTGCAGAATTCAACAGTAATTTAAACCGAGAGcggatggaagaaagaagagccTACTTTGATTTACAAACACAT ATTATCCAGGTGCCtcaaggaaaatacaaaatctTGCCTACAGAGAGAACAAAGGTTAGTCCTTATCCAGTGGCTCTCATACCCGGCCAGTTCCAGGAGTACTACAAAAG aTACTCTCCAGATGAACTTCGTTACCTGCCGTTAAACACAGCTCTTTATGAACCTCCTTTGGATCCAGAGCTACCTGCGTTAGACAGTGATGGAGATTCAGATGATGCAGAGGAAGGGCGAGGTGATGAAAAACGGAAAACCAAAGGCAATTCG CCAAAGGTCATTCCAAATGCTATATGTGGAATTTGTCTGAAGGGTAAGGAGTCcaacaagaaaggaaaacctgAAGCTCTTATACATTGCTCCCAGTGTGACAACAGTG GCCACCCCTCTTGCCTTGATATGACCCCGGAGCTCGTTGCTATGATTAAGACTTATCCTTGGCAATGTATGGAGTGTAAAACATGCATTATATGCGGACAGCCTCACCACGAAGAAGAAATGATGTTCTGTGAT
- the PHF10 gene encoding PHD finger protein 10 isoform X4, giving the protein MVHKRSSSPADVPGDGSLAAEQLSPAGCQLPRWSAAAAFDANHRGGMLPLRPALLPKRYRGGSAPRSRTGRAAARAAAGGGGGRAGGSSGSGAPALGPRGGVVGSGGAGRVPVRRRGPGSPRAARRGAEQELREPPRSCASWPVGAVATPRRGRGGGAGRGARPGRAAAALLLAQPAAAPAAVMAAVLSPRLCDSDPATPGAQSLKDDTEENSNDGSQPSKRRRMGSGDSSRSCETSSQDLGYSYFPAENLIEYKWPPDETGEYYMLQEQVSEYLGVTSFKRKYPDLERRDLSHKEKLYLRELNVITETQCTLGLTALRSDEVIDLMIKEYPAKHAEYSVILQEKERQRITDHYKEYSQMQQQNTQKVEASKVPEYIKKAAKKAAEFNSNLNRERMEERRAYFDLQTHIIQVPQGKYKILPTERTKVSPYPVALIPGQFQEYYKRYSPDELRYLPLNTALYEPPLDPELPALDSDGDSDDAEEGRGDEKRKTKGNSDNSSGNVSEGDCATDNQEDSFQGRQKTRDKSATPRKDGSKRSVLSKSVPGYKPKVIPNAICGICLKGKESNKKGKPEALIHCSQCDNSGHPSCLDMTPELVAMIKTYPWQCMECKTCIICGQPHHEEEMMFCDVCDRGYHTFCVGLDALPSGRWICDCCQKDPPVPRRGGRRGKNSKEG; this is encoded by the exons ATGGTTCACAAACGTAGCTCGTCCCCGGCTGACGTTCCCGGAGACGGGAGCCTGGCGGCggagcagctcagccctgctgggTGCCAGCTCCCGCGCTGGTCAGCGGCGGCGGCGTTCGACGCTAACCACCGCGGGGGGATGCTGCCCCTCCGCCCCGCGCTGCTGCCCAAGCGCTACCGCGGCGGCTCGGCTCCGCGCTCGCGGACGGGCCGCGCGGCCGCCCGAGCGGCggccggaggaggaggagggcgcgccggcggcagcagcggcagcggggccccGGCGTTGGGCCCCCGCGGCGGCGTAGTTggcagcggcggggcgggccgggtGCCCGTCCGGAGACGCGGGCCGGGGTCGCCGCGGGCTGCCCGGAGGGGGGCGGAGCAGGAGCTGCGCGAGCCGCCGCGCTCGTGCGCGAGCTGGCCGGTAGGGGCCGTTGCCACCCCCCGCAGGGGAAGGGGGGGCGGAGCCGGGCGCGGCGCGAGGCCGGGTcgcgcggcggcggcgcttCTCCTCGCCCAGCCGGCGGCGGCCCCCGCGGCGGTCATGGCGGCCGTCCTGTCCCCGCGCCTCTGCGACAGCGACCCGGCCACGCCCGGCGCCCAGTCCTTGAAG gatgacacagaagaaaattccaATGATGGCAGCCAGCCATCCAAAAGACGACGTATGGGCTCAGGGGACAGTTCGCGGAGCTGTGAAACTTCTAGTCAGGACCTTGG ATACAGCTATTTTCCTGCTGAAAACCTGATAGAATACAAGTGGCCACCTGATGAAACGGGAGAGTACTATATGCTTCAGGAGCAAGTCAGTGAATATTTGGGTGtgacatcatttaaaagaaaatatccag aTTTAGAAAGACGAGATCTGTCTCATAAGGAGAAACTCTACCTCAGAGAACTAAATGTTATCACAGAGACACAGTGCACACTAG GTCTAACAGCTTTGCGTAGCGATGAAGTAATTGATCTTATGATTAAAGAATACCCTGCCAAACATGCTGAGTATTCTGTTATACTGCAAGAGAAAGAACGTCAGCGAATAACAGATCATTATAAAGAGTACTCT caaatgcagcagcagaacacaCAGAAAGTAGAAGCCAGTAAAGTTccagaatatattaaaaaagctGCCAAGAAAGCTGCAGAATTCAACAGTAATTTAAACCGAGAGcggatggaagaaagaagagccTACTTTGATTTACAAACACAT ATTATCCAGGTGCCtcaaggaaaatacaaaatctTGCCTACAGAGAGAACAAAGGTTAGTCCTTATCCAGTGGCTCTCATACCCGGCCAGTTCCAGGAGTACTACAAAAG aTACTCTCCAGATGAACTTCGTTACCTGCCGTTAAACACAGCTCTTTATGAACCTCCTTTGGATCCAGAGCTACCTGCGTTAGACAGTGATGGAGATTCAGATGATGCAGAGGAAGGGCGAGGTGATGAAAAACGGAAAACCAAAGGCAATTCG GACAATTCGTCTGGCAATGTATCTGAAGGTGATTGCGCCACAGACAACCAGGAGGATTCTTTTCAGGGAAGACAAAAAACAAGAGACAAAAGTGCTACTCCAAGAAAAGATGGTTCCAAACGTTCTGTATTATCCAAATCAGTTCCTGGGTacaag CCAAAGGTCATTCCAAATGCTATATGTGGAATTTGTCTGAAGGGTAAGGAGTCcaacaagaaaggaaaacctgAAGCTCTTATACATTGCTCCCAGTGTGACAACAGTG GCCACCCCTCTTGCCTTGATATGACCCCGGAGCTCGTTGCTATGATTAAGACTTATCCTTGGCAATGTATGGAGTGTAAAACATGCATTATATGCGGACAGCCTCACCACGAAGAAGAAATGATGTTCTGTGAT